In Ornithorhynchus anatinus isolate Pmale09 chromosome 5, mOrnAna1.pri.v4, whole genome shotgun sequence, the DNA window CAATGAACTGAAcgttggggatagatacaagataatcaggtcttgccCTTCCAAGGGCAGGTCCCagaaaggaggtgggaaagacaggggaggtggggagaggagggaggtgggaatagACCCCTCAGGAGCAACAGGAAAAGGCAGAGTCCCTGCGctccaggagtttacattcaAATGGGGAAGGCATAAACTGAAAAATGGCCTGCAGTTAATGAGAAAAGACCCAATCGAGGTGAAACACTAAATAGTGACTGCTACATGAGGCTGTCAGGATAATGactccagtcaattaatcaataattattgagctcttttctgtgtgcagagcattgtactaagtacttgggagagtatggtggaAATagaagacattatccctgcccaagagtgtacaatctagcaggagagacatgtAGAAGAGATTAATGGACCTATAGATAAGTAAACAAAAATGAAAGAtcattcagtgttatttactgagcacttactgggtgcagcgcttactatgtatgaagtactgttctaagcactgaggtagatacaaggtaatcaggttgtcccacatggggctcacaggcttaatctccattttacagatgagggaactgagggatggagaagttaagtgactcgccgaaggtcatgcagcagacaagtggcggagctgggattagaacccacgaccgctgactctttccacaaaaccacgctgcttccccctaagcactgggagagtacaacataacaataaacagacacattccctgcccacaataaatttacagtctagagggggacacaaattacagatttgtacattagtgctgtgggaccgggagcggggatgaataaagggagcaagtcaggacaaagcaaaagggagtggggagaggagataaaGAGGtcttagcagggaaggcctcttggagatgtgccttcagtgaggcttggaagagggggagaataattgcctaTCGGATGTGAAGGAGAGTGttataggccagaggcaggatgtgggcaaaaggtcaacAATGAGATAAAGAAGATAGACAAAAAGTGAAAATGTTTAatattagtggagcaaagtgtgtgggctgggttgtaggaggagagtagtgaggtgaggtaggaaggggcagggaattgactgctttaaagccaatggtgaagagtttctgtttgttatggaggtggatggacaaccactggaatttcttgaggagtggggaaacgtatcctgaacatttctgtagaaaaatgatcgaggcagcagagtgaaatatggactggagtggggagagacaggaggtaaggaggtcagcaaggaggctgatacagtaagcaAGGTGGGgtaataagtgattggattaatgtggcaggagtttggttggagaggagagggtggatttgaacgatgttgtggaggtagaatcACCACGCTTAGTGATGGATGGAATgtatgggttgaataagagaggagtcaaggataacgccaaggttatagggttgtaagacaggaaggatggtggtgccttctacagtgatgggtaagtcacggggaggacagggtttgggtgggaagataagttcagttttagacatattaagtttgagatgacgggaggacatccaagtagatatgccttgaaggcaggaggaagtgtgagactgcagagagggaagagagatcagagctggagatgtagatttagttatcatctgcatagaggtggtagttgaagccacgtgagcgaatgcgttctccaagggagcgagcggagatggagaatagaaggggatccagaaccgaaccttgaggggcactcacagttagggggtgggaggcagaggaggaacccgcgaaagagactaagaatgagcagccagagataggAAAATCAAGAGAGGACAGCCGCATTgtagctgaggttggataaattttctaggagaagaggggcggggtcgacagtgtcgaagacagctgaggagtcggggaggatcaggatggagtagaggacattggatctggcaaaaaggagatcatccGTGACCTCTGAAGAGGgttctggggagtgaaggggaaggaagccagattggagcgggtcaGGGAGAGAAATTGGAGAAGACAAACTGgaagcagtgggtgtaaacaacttccttaaggagtttggagaggaatagtaggagggagatgtggcgATAAAtggaaggagccgtggggtcaaaggaggtttTTGACAAGGgcgtgtttgaaagtagtggggaaggagtcatttgagagcaaacagttgaggatggcagttagggagaggGGCAAGcgttttgataaagtgcaaaggatgagcaggtggagagggtgggttttgagagaagTCAGGTAATCACCTCTAGAGATACTACTgagaaagataggagagttgaagaaggggcaggatgggacaggaactggagaagggcaggggagatttagggagatcatgcctgataatctcaattttctcaatcaaataggtggccaggtcattagaggaaGGGATGGcggaggcagagggacagggggtttgaggagggagttaaaatgcCTAGAAgaactggcgagggcaatggacatggatgtcagtgaggatggagaaataattttgccgggcagagagggcagagttaaagcacacaagcataaacttgaagtggaccaaGTCAGTCTGAtgtctagatttccgccagcagcgctctgcgacTTGTGCACGAGAGCAAAGGAGGCAGGCCGTGGAAGTGATACAGGGCTGTGGGTTTGTGGTTCGGGATCAACAAAGGGATAgaacgagtgagttgagttcagtagagagggtggtgtcgagAGCGTCAATTTGTCTTCAAGGGAAGGTggtttggatatggaggctaagtgggacaTGATGAATTGagaatattggagggggtcaaaagatcaggtTAGAATACTAGCAATGTACTTTCTCACAaatccccagcacttgtgtacatgtcttTATACTTTTATTACTGATCTGAAATTGATTTTACTCTCTAGTCTCCCTTGCCCCCCTAATAAatggtaaactccttaaggaggGATTATATCTAATAACCCTCTTGAACTGACCCAAGTACTTTGTATAGCAGCggtgtgacatagtggaaagagcattgggcctcaaagtcagaggacctgggttctgatcttggctccatcacttgtttgctgtgtggtgttgggcaagtcatttaccttctctgtgcctcagacacttcatctctaaaacagaACAAATACCCGCTTTTCctcaaactagagaagcagtgtgatctcatgggaagagcatgggtctgggagtcagaggaccaaagttctaatcccagcttcaccatctgtctgctgcgtaatcttgggcaagtcacttccttgttatctgcaaaatgggaatttaatcctaactccctcctacttagactgtgaggcccatgtaggacagggaccgttcaacctgattaacttgtacctaccctagtgcttagaacagtgcttggcacatagtaaatgcttacaataccatcactattgaataataataataataataatgttggtatttgttaagcgcttactatgtgccgagcgctgttctaagcgctggggtagacacaggggaatcaggttgtcccacgtgggggtcacagtcttaatcccattttacgtggggcagactgtgtctgatctgcttatacaaCATTTACACCAGTGCTaaggacaatgcttggcaaatagtaaatgtttaaatacaattactagtaggtgcttaataaatcctattgactGTAGAGGGCATGGAAGTGTTGAGGTGGTAGATGGAGAACTTCAGGAAGGAAGGGGATGAGCAAGGAGTCAATCAgggaataattataattgtggtatttaagcacatactgtgggctggacactatactaagcactgtggtagatacaaataaatctggtttgacacagtccctatcccacatggggctcagtttcaatcctcatttaacagacgaggtaactgaggcccagaagtgacttgtccaaggtcacgcagcagacaaggattagaatccatgacctactgactcccaggcctgggctccatccactgaaCCCTGCTGCCCTGGAGAAGGTGGCAAGTGAAGCCTGGCAGATTTGCAGGGAGAACCGAAGCAGGCAGGGGAGAGCTATGAGCAATGTGGGTGGGAGACAGTGGAGAGTGGTGACTCggttgggagggaagagcaagTGACCAACAGAGGTCCAATCCACACGCCTAGTACGTGGAAGAGCAGTTTCTCCAGGCAGCCCGGGACATGCTGGACCAGAAGTGGACGGAGGAGGTGGAGGCGGCCTGGAAGGTGAGTGTGGAGGGCCGGCGGCCAGTCTCTCACTGTCCACCcccagggtgggtggggaaaggtgtgagtcgggactcctgggtccctctAACCCCCCACCCTGAGCCAGTGCCAATTTCCATCTGTCCATTTCTCCAAACCCATCTCCCGCAACAGAGCTTGTTCCGGTACCTGGTGGCTGTCATGAAGCTAGGCTACGCGGCCAGCGAAGAGGGAGGTGAGGACTGACCCTTCCACGGCTCTCCCACAGCCAGCCTTTAAAGCAGGGGGATGTCTCCCTTGCCACCCCAAGTATTTCCTAAGTCCACCCCCTTTCTGCTCCTGTGGAACCAAGGCCCCGACTTTCCCAACCCCACAAGAAGCTGCTTTCCAGTGAATTAAAAGCCAAGACCAGGGTGAGTGGTggttgtgtggtggggggggggggggggggggtcgtgacCCTTGGATAGGGCAGTTTCTGGCCACCAGCCTGTCGGGAGCTGAGTCCACTGGCCCCTTCCCAACtccaaggggaaaagggaaatttCTGTTGCCACGGTCTGCCCAGGCAGCTCCTCATCCATGCCCCCATCCTCCCAAGACGCCACCCCtgacttttgggaagcagcatagtctagtggatagcgcacgggccagggagtcagaaggacctgggccctaatacCGGCTGGTTCTGcccctcgtcttctgtgtgaccttgggcttccctggcctcagtcatctgtagtaaaatggggactaagaccgcaaaccccatgtccaacctgattagcctgtatttaccccagtgtttagaacattgcttggcacatactaagcgcttaaacaccaacattattatttcataatATATTCCCCACCTCGGTGGCTCCTGAAAGGAATTCTTCCCCCAACTCAGACACTTGCTGACCACCCCCAGCTGAGAGCCTCCACACCCACCTCACGGGGCAGACGGACCCCTTCGACTCCCATCCCTTTAGAAGGGGGTGTCCTCCCGCCCATGAGACATGAGACACAAGTAGAGGTTCCCCAGGTTTATTGCAAAAATGCTGACCACACGTATTAACGGTAGGACTTCTGGTAGCGGGCGCGGGCTCCGGGGCCACCGAACTTCTTGGACTCGCAGCGGCGTGGGTCGGCCACCAGCAGGGTCCGGTCATACTGGATCAGGATGTCCTTGATCTCCTTCTTGGATGCCTCATCCACatctgcgggggcggggagaagcaTCAATCAgttgacagtatttactgagtacttactatgtgcagagctctgtactaagcgcttgggagggtctgaTCTAATcgacagattcctgcccacaaggactcagGGGCCAGCTCCTACCCAGCACAACCCAGGCCAAGGGAGGCAGATGGCGGAGaggcagcgtgccttagtggacagagcatgggcctgggagtctgaaggatctgggttctaatcccagctccaccatgaccttggataagtcacttaacttctctgggcctcagtcacctcatctgaaaaatggggatgaagagtgcgcgccccatgggggacggggtccaacccaattaactggtatctaccccagtgcttaagtaccatcaattattactattatcaaaacAGCATTTACCGAGTGGTTCCTGGGAGCGTTCCTGCTTGGCCCAGGAATGATGGTTGAGCCCCCAACCTGCTGTCTCACCTATTCCCACCTCGCCCCACCTCGCCCACATGGACAGGGGATCTGAgtcactgagggagaggagagaagccccAAGTAGGAAGTCCTCTCCCAGGTCAGGgccaccctccaccccaaccaGCAGGTTACTTACATTTCTGGTAGTAGGCCACCAGGGCTTTGGAGATTGACTGGCGGATAGCTGGAGAAGGCGAAAGGAAAAACCTCGGTTAAGAGCTGCAGACACGGCTGGAAGGAACCAACAACACTCTCAAAGGGCCCGGACATCTCCCTCTTCACCAGAACCCTCTGCTAATAATTAGatgggacagtctctgtcccacatgagagtcgtagtttaatctacattttacagatgggggaaactgaagcccaagagtaaagtgacttgcccaaagttacacaacagacaagcagcagagctacaATTAGAACACatgctcttctgattcccaggcccgtgatctatccactacgctgtagGTACAAACTACAGATTTTCTTCTCTAAAGATCCCCCTCCTCATCTCACTCCCCTCTGCCAATCTGATCAATGTGAGATCAGATCAGACGCCCCCAGCAAATCTAGTATTTTAGACTGACGTAACTTCCATCTCTTAAAGCTGGGTGTTTGCCTGTAGGTTAGGAATTCTCAAGAGATGataattaatcccagctccgccacttgtctgctatgtgaccttgggcaaatcgtttcacttttctgtacctcagttacctcatatgtaaaacggggattgagtgtgagacccaaagaggaaagggactgtatccaacctgatttgcttatatccaccccagcgcttaatacggtgcctgacacctaggaagcgcttaacaaatattataattattgttacagGGGGCGATGTTAATGTCATTAAGTAACACCAAGCCGGCCCCATCACTCACCGTAGATCTGTGCGACGTGGCCGCCCCCCTTCACGCGGACTCTGATGTCGACCCCGGCGAAGCGTTCCTTGCCCAGCAGGAGCACGGGCTCCAGCAGCTATGAGGCAGATCAAATCCGAGTCAGACCCAATCAGCCGACCCCGGCACTCCACCCGACCCAAGGGTCCCCGCGGGCTCACTTTGTACTGCAGGGTCCGGGGCTCGATCATCTCCAGCGGCCTCCCATTCACCTTGATCAGCCCATTGCCTCTCTTGCAGTGGGCCACGGCCGTGGCGGttttctggagaggggagacgaccgtcaatcaaccgtatttactgagtgattaccttgtgtagggcactgtgctaagccattgagaacaatataacaatgtaacacatttcttgccctcaaggagcttagtgtagaggagacattaacataaataagtgaTGGACAGggacataagtgttggggggctggggcgaagaaagggagcaggtctgAGCGAcgcagaagagggagaaggaaagggtcagtcagggaaggcctcttggaagcctCTCATGCgcaacccccctccctccttcatggCTCCTGCTGGGAtaacactaatagtaataataatgttggtatttgttaagcgctatgtgccgagcactgttctaagcactggggtagacacaggggaatcaggttgtcccacatggggatcacagacttaatctccattttacagatgaggtaactgaggcaccgagaagttaagtgacttgcccaaagtcacacagctgacaagtggccgagccgggatttgaacccatgacctctgcctccaaagcccgcgctctttccactgagccacactgcttctcgataataatgatggtatttgttaagtgcttattaagtaccacactctgttttaagcgctgcagtagatacaaggaaatcaatgtggcttagtggtaagagccctggcatggaagtcagaggaagtgggtgctAACCCCACTCGGCTgcagggccttgggcaagtcactttgcttttctgcacccctgtgacctcatctgtaaaatggggatgaagactgtgagccctacatgggacaacctcattaccttgtatccctcaccagtgtttagtacagtggttagcatatagtaagcgcttagcacaagccattattattgggagaagcagtgtggctcagtggcaagagcccaggcttgggagtcagaggtcgtgggttctaatcccagccccgccgcttgtctgctgggtgacattgggcaagtcacttcacttctctgtacctcagttccctcatctgtaaaatggggatgaagactgtgagcctcacttgggaccatctgatgactctgtatcacccccagcgcttagaacagtgctctgcacagagtaagtgcttaaataccaacattattattatcattattatactctgggcctcagtggcctcctctgtcaaatggggatgaagactgtgagccccatgtgggacaatctcatcaccttgtgttcctcttccccagcgcttagagcagtgcttggcacatagtaagcacttaacaaatgccatcaaccaattagtacagtgctctgcacatagtaataataatgttggtatttgttaagcgcttactatgtgccaagcactgttttaagcatgcgtggggggggtggggcgttacaaggtgatcaagtggggctcacagtcttcatccccattttccagatgaggtcactgaggcccagagaagtgaactgactggccccaagtcacccagctgatgggggggagccgggattggaacccacgacccctgactcctaaccccaggctctttccacagtaagtgctccgtaagcgctcgattagactgtaagcccgtcaaacggcagggactgtctctatctgttgccgacttgttcatcccaagcgcttagtacagtgctctgcacatagtaagcgctcaataaatactattgaataaatactattgaatgaaagtaaatactattgaagcagcgtggctctgtggcaagagcccgggcttgggagccagaggtcgtgggttcgaatcccgcctccgccgcttgcctgctgggtgactgtgggcaagtcaccacctctgggcctcagtgacctcacctgtcaaatggggatgaaaactgtgagccccacgtgggacaactcgatcaccttgtattccccccagcgcttagaacagtgctctgcgcatagtaagtgcttaaacagctgtgtgcctgtggttaagtcacttcacttctctgtgcctcagtgacctcatctgtcaaatggggatgaagcctgggagcctcccgtgggaccacctgatgaccctggatctcccccagcgcttagaacagtgctctgcacctagtaagcgcttagcaaacaccaacattattcttctctgggcctcagtgacctcatctgtcaaatggggatgaagcctgggagcctcccgtgggaccagctgatgaccctggatctcccctagcgcttagaacagtgctctgcacctagtaagcgctcagcaaataccaacattattcctctctgggcctcagtgacctcatctgtcaaatggggataaagcctgggagcctcgcgtgggaccagctgatgaccctggatctcccccagcgcttagaacagtgctctgcgcagagtaagcgcttaacaaataccaacatcattagtaaaCCCCACTATtataattctattgaatgaatgaatgacgggccGCCTCCCCGGCAGCacgcgcccccccctcccctctgcgcaTGCGCGGGCCGAGCGAGCgcatgaaggggggaggggtcgATGGAGTCGCTCCAGCGCGGACCCCGAAGGCCACGGAGACCGTCCGCTCCTTCTCACCTTGCGTCCGAAGACCTGGACGGACTGGAGGGGGCCCTTGGCCGGCATGGCGGAAAGAAGAGGGAAGCTCGGGGACGCTGcaccgccgccgccgtcctcACCTCACGAGGCCCAGGCCGCAAAGAGGCGGACGGGTCCGCCCCGCCCGCTTTTCAGGGGCCACGCGGCCGTCAAGCGACTTTGCGGCGTTTTGCGACGCCTGGTTGCCAGGCGACTGGCGCTTTACggcgagggcggggcggggggcgcgcgcctgagcgggggagggaggccccgagccagggaaagagggaggaagaaagagaaaggaaaaagaaagggaatatGGACGAGGagcaaggggagacaggcacagaaaTGGAAGGCCGAGCCCGGCACTGGGCGGGGATGGGCTCTGGCTGTTGCtgagctgtccattccaagcgcttagtccactgctctgcccacagcgctccataaatatgattgaagcacgtgtagagaagcactgtggctcaggggcaagagcagggcttggggagtcagaggtcgtgggttctaatcgcgctccgccactcgtctgctgtgtgacctggggcaggtcacgtctctgggcctcagtggcctcatctgttaaaatgggggttaaaaaatgtgagccccacgtggcacaagctgatgaccctgtatgtcccccaacgcttagaacagtgctctgcacatagtaagcccctaacagttaccttaattattattattatcattaagtcttCGAtcttgatccctgctctgccacttgtcagccgtgtgactgtgggcaagtcacttaacttctctgtgcctcagttaccccttctgtaaaatggggattaagactgtgagcctcacgtgggacaacctgattaccctgtatctaccccacatagtaagacatagtaagcacttaacaaataccaacattattattattatgatgaggttggtatttgttaagcacttactatgtgcagagcactgttctaagggctggggtagacacaggggaatcaggttgtcccacgtggggctcacagtcttcatccccattttacagatgaggtcactgaggcccagagaagtgaaatgacttgcccacagtcacacagctgccaagtggcagagctggaattcgaacccatgacctctgactcccaagcctgggctccttctactgagcctcgctgcttctcttggaagtctgcttctagagaagcaaggtggctcagaggcaagagaccaggcttgggagtcagaggtcatgagttctaaacccgcctccgccatttgtctgctgtgtgactttgggcaagtcacttcacttctctgggcctcagttaacatctgtaaaatggggattaagcctgtgagcttcacgtgggacaacctgatcaccttgtgtcctccccagtgcttagaacagtgctttgcacatagtaagcaattaacaaatgccatcgttattatccggTTGCCCGTAGGGCCTGAGCTGTTTACCCCAAAGCGCAACTTGGCCTatcttagtagagaagcagcgtggctcagtggaaagaacctgggtttaggagtcagaggtcatggattctaataatggcatttgttaagcgcttactatgtgcaaatcactgttttaagtgctggaaaggatacaaagtgatcaggttgtttcacatggggctcccagtcttcattcccattttacagatgaggtaagtgaagtgacttgctcaaagtcacacagctgataagcggcggagccggaattggaactcatgacctctgactcccaaccccgggctctttccactgagccacgctgcttcccccctgtttcattcaattgtatttattgagtgcttactatgtgcagagcactgtactaagcacttggaatgtacagtttggcaacagagacagtccctgcccaacaatctaatcccagctccatcacctttcagctgtgtgactttgagcaagtcacttcacttctcagtgcctcagttacctcatctgtaaaatggggattgagactgtgagcctcatgtggggacaacctgattaccctgtatctaccccagtgcttagaacagtacttagaacagtgcttagaacagtccgattagactgtaagcccgtcaaatggcagggactgtctctatctgttgccgacttgttcatcccaagcgcttagtacagtgctctgcacatagtcagcgctcaataaatactattgaatgaatgaatgaatacttggcacatagtaagctcttaacaaagaccaacattattactactgttgttctcttttcacttcattcattcattcaattgtatttattgagcgctgactgtgtgcagagcactggactagcatCCTTCTGGGTGACTTCAACCCGTTTCCCCCAACTTCAGTTTCGCCTCTCTCGTTCTGCAGAAGCGTTGGCAGGACTGGGGCGGGGAAGGTACCCctgtttcattcattaaatcgtatttattgagcacttactgtgtgcagaacactgtactaagcccttggaatgtacaattcagcaacagatagagacaatccctgcccaacaacgggtctaaaagggggagaaagacagcaaaacaaaacaagtggattaaaataaatgatttccAGGTTGCACTTCTTAAAATCTTTCCTAAAGACTGACATGTGTGGCCAGAGCTGGAGACATGGTACATTTGGTAAAGGATTCAGGTGACCAATTTAAAATTGGCTCCAATAAGAGAAACAGGTTGTTAAATGGGGTTAGATTTAAGCAGATGGTCTTGGGTGATGCCATGTCATAtctccagaaagaaaaaaaatttgcaAGCTTTGCAAGATTGCCAGTGCCAGAGTGGGCCTCACGTGGTGCCCCAGCCGAATGGACCATGCATTTGGGAGCTCCCCTTGTGCCCGAAGA includes these proteins:
- the RPS16 gene encoding 40S ribosomal protein S16, with the protein product MPAKGPLQSVQVFGRKKTATAVAHCKRGNGLIKVNGRPLEMIEPRTLQYKLLEPVLLLGKERFAGVDIRVRVKGGGHVAQIYAIRQSISKALVAYYQKYVDEASKKEIKDILIQYDRTLLVADPRRCESKKFGGPGARARYQKSYR